The following proteins are co-located in the Candidatus Methanomethylophilaceae archaeon genome:
- a CDS encoding DUF2099 family protein, with protein MGETKDHHVMEVLGLAVVTVENGKIVSIEPPKLRFCPLFNKLLGIENIDTEAVRKNIEFRIKDFGLFTENRVARAGDYVTFGVSEILSTALSKGQIQASVIVADGAGSFISEDPEIVQGMCGRISGIIETSPLKKVIADVGPENVLDPDTAKIDQKACAEKAAARGYERFSVTVTNADDAKFIREKYGSRAVIIAVHTSGTSRCDAKAMFDNCDFITACASGPLREEALSRRDDIIIAGNKVQIFAVTDIGKEMVVGKLHSIGKEPWDGSPEWVNPNPLLRSRPAGDSSPGLLKELAGFAPVAHGRLPA; from the coding sequence ATTGGCCGTAGTCACCGTCGAGAACGGAAAGATAGTGAGCATCGAACCTCCGAAGCTGAGATTCTGCCCTTTGTTCAACAAATTGCTGGGGATCGAGAATATCGATACGGAAGCCGTCCGCAAGAACATCGAATTCCGCATAAAGGACTTCGGGCTCTTCACGGAGAACCGCGTCGCGCGCGCCGGAGACTACGTAACCTTCGGAGTGTCGGAGATCCTCTCGACGGCGCTGTCCAAGGGACAGATCCAAGCCTCGGTGATCGTGGCCGATGGGGCCGGAAGCTTCATAAGCGAAGACCCGGAGATCGTCCAGGGGATGTGCGGCAGGATTTCCGGGATAATCGAGACCAGCCCTCTGAAAAAGGTCATTGCCGATGTTGGACCGGAAAACGTTCTTGACCCGGATACGGCAAAGATAGATCAGAAAGCGTGTGCGGAAAAGGCCGCCGCCCGCGGATATGAAAGATTCTCGGTCACCGTCACCAATGCGGACGACGCCAAATTCATCAGAGAAAAATACGGGAGCAGAGCCGTGATAATAGCCGTCCATACCTCCGGCACCAGCAGATGCGATGCCAAAGCGATGTTCGATAACTGCGATTTCATAACAGCCTGCGCTTCCGGGCCTCTGAGGGAAGAGGCTCTGTCCAGAAGAGACGATATAATAATCGCGGGAAACAAAGTGCAGATCTTCGCGGTCACCGACATCGGGAAGGAGATGGTCGTAGGGAAACTGCATTCGATAGGCAAAGAGCCGTGGGACGGAAGCCCGGAGTGGGTGAATCCGAATCCCCTTCTGCGATCGCGCCCCGCCGGAGATTCTTCTCCTGGCCTCCTGAAGGAGCTCGCAGGATTTGCACCGGTTGCCCACGGTCGGCTCCCCGCATGA